A single Cryptococcus neoformans var. grubii H99 chromosome 7, complete sequence DNA region contains:
- a CDS encoding solute carrier family 35, member E1 has translation MLSTDQRQRAPFAHKSSCASLTTTQPSALRSPFPSQSHWPIPPSPESHQLPLTSDRSIWAQYPFPRKINNETCQAGFSDHPYALGGVGATYSLDTPPSRRHSLPSLFNPNTHRRAFTFPSMSLPNPATVRFISLCFLWYACSAISNNTGKVILNHFKYPVTLTIVQFFFVAFYCAISSQKMLGWSGRLRQPTRNILKGTLPLAAFQVGGHIFGSMAISRVPVSTVHTIKALSPLFTVMAYALLFGVSYSPATYLSLLPLTLGVMLACSFDISFSNIFGLVCALGSTIVFVSQNIFFKKIMPTTSTNEVNSSSKLDKINLLYFSSSMAFILMIPLWIYSDARRLLDLWINPAASESGTSVLFYFFLNGTVHFAQSIIAFALLASTSPVTYSIASLVKRIAVICLAIVWFKQPVHTVQALGIALTGAGLWMYNNAKRDVDRGELKMRHIEALREGVLPSTKMDPCILEGSGVELSYKSAHNSPKPMYPNNYIDLPSSTTTAVNKTTFQIPSTLDHTSHIEAPYPSPPASTSSSPPADITYLGISKGRQHRLPSEGERFRPPVLNSIRSSVMEETRETGVNEGIAAVVTS, from the exons ATGCTCTCCACAGACCAACGCCAGCGCGCACCCTTTGCTCATAAATCCTCCTGCGCCAGCCTTACTACCACTCAGCCTTCCGCACTCCGTTCGCCGTTCCCCTCACAATCTCACTGGCCGATACCCCCATCGCCAGAAAGCCACCAGCTGCCGCTCACATCAGACCGCTCGATATGGGCTCAATACCCTTTCCCTCGTAAAATTAACAACGAGACATGTCAGGCAGGTTTCAGTGATCACCCATATGCGCTTGGCGGGGTCGGGGCAACATACTCACTCGACACGCCCCCTTCGCGTCGTCACTCCCTGCCGTCTTTATTCAACCCGAATACTCATCGCCGCGCATTCACATTTCCGTCTATGTCCTTACCGAATCCCGCAACCGTTCGATTCATATCACTGTGTTTCTTGTGGTATGCTTGCTCAGCCATTTCTAATAATACGGGGAAAGTAATCCTCAATCATTTTAAATACCCCGTTACGCTTACCATCGTGCAATTCTTTTTCGTCGCGTTCTATTGTGCCATCTCAAGCCAAAAGATGTTGGGATGGAGTGGCAGGCTCAGACAACCAACAAGGAACATTCTGAAAGGAACACTGCCCTTGGCAGCGTTTCAGGTGGGCGGCCATATCTTTGGCAGCATGGCGATAAGTAGAGTGCCAGTTAGTACTGTCCATACAATAAAG GCGTTGTCGCCCCTCTTCACAGTTATGGCCTACGCCCTCCTTTTTGGAGTTTCTTACTCGCCTGCAACCTATCTGTCATTATTACCGCTCACACTGGGCGTAATGCTGGCCTGCTCTTTCGatatctccttttcaaacATCTTCGGCCTCGTATGTGCCCTTGGCTCTACTATCGTCTTCGTCTCCCAGAATATTTTTTTCAAGAAAATTATGCCGACAACAAGTACAAATGAAGtcaactcttcatcaaagctTGATAAGATTAATCTACTTTACTTCTCCAGCAGTATGGCTTTCATTTTGATGATTCCATTGTGGATTTATTCCGACGCTCGGCGATTACTTGATCTGTGGATCAATCCAGCTGCTTCGGAAAGTGGAACATCCGTTCTTTTCTATTTTTTCCTCAATGGGACCGTTCACTTTGCTCAGAGCATCATCGCATTCGCATTGCTGGCATCGACATCTCCCGTCACCTATTCGATCGCATCACTTGTCAAACGCATAGCGGTCATTTGCTTGGCCATTGTATGGTTCAAACAGCCAGTCCATACAGTGCAGGCTCTTGGTATCGCTCTCACTGGCGCAGGATTGTGGATGTACAATAACGCAAAAAGGGACGTCGATAGAGGAGAGCTCAAGATGAGACATATCGAGGCGCTCAGGGAAGGTGTGCTGCCATCCACCAAAATGGATCCATGTATCCTTGAAGGCTCGGGAGTCGAGCTCAGCTACAAATCAGCCCATAATTCTCCCAAACCCATGTATCCCAACAATTATATAGACCTCCCCAGCTCTACAACAACCGCTGTCAACAAGACGACATTTCAAATTCCATCGACACTGGATCATACATCGCACATTGAAGCCCCTTACCCCTCTCCTCCGGcatcaacctcttcatctcctcctgcaGATATCACGTATCTTGGCATCTCTAAAGGTCGTCAACACCGGTTGCCTAGCGAAGGCGAAAGATTCCGTCCACCTGTTTTAAATTCGATACGGTCTTCTGTCATGGAAGAGACAAGGGAAACCGGCGTAAATGAGGGTATCGCTGCCGTAGTTACGAGTTGA
- a CDS encoding nucleolar protein, translating to MGGTRKRTKKKSIVSGSSTVQTSSVSHRVTRSTITAFHVLLRKKANLTTKVQHAATDSERSLKQKELDVINNDISELGGLDAYQKASQLGQSKDRGGDSSRILVSWLLDMGIKKDRPLKMLEIGALRPDNYASERWLKNTPIDLHSQHPSILEQDFFLRPLPRSEEESFDLISCSLVLNFVDDPARRGKMLQLIHEHLKPNSESLLFLVLPLPCVNNSRYLTLPVLVEIMEAIGFILVKERWKTGGKVGYWLWRWKDKGGFGKERGLLQRKILQQSGAKMNNFAIVLP from the exons ATGGGCGGCACTCGGAAAAGgacgaaaaagaaatcTATAGTGTCCGGTTCCTCGACTGTCCAGACTTCCTCAGTCTCACATAGGGTCACACGCTCGACTATCACTGCATTTCACGTTCTACTCAGAAAAAAGGCCAATTTAACTACAAAGGTACAGCATGCCGCTACCGATTCCGAAAGATCCCTCAAGCAGAAAGAATTAGATGTAATCAACAATGATATATCAGAATTAGGAGGACTAGACGCGTATCAAAAAGCAAGTCAATTGGGACAATCTAAGGACAGAGGCGGAGATAGCTCGAGGATACTAGTCAGCTGGTTATTGGATATGGGCATAAAGAAGGACAGGCCGTTAAA AATGTTAGAAATTGGAGCACTTCGTCCAGATAATTATGCTTCAGAGAGGTGGTTAAAAAATACTCCAATAGATTTACATTCGCAACATCCGTCAATACTTGAACAGGACTTTTTCCTCCGTCCCCTCCCCCGatcagaggaagagtcaTTTGACCTCATTAGTTGCAGTTTAGTCTTGAATTTTGTTGATGACCCAGCCAGAAGAG GCAAAATGCTCCAGTTGATACATGAACATCTGAAGCCTAATAGCGAATCATTGTTGTTTCTCGTTCTTCCTTTACCTTGCGTCAATAATTCACGTTATTTGACGTTGCCTGTATTAGTGGAAATCATGGAAGCAATAGGATTCATTCTCGTCAAAGAGCGATGGAAGACGGGAGGCAAGGTAGGCTATTGGCTTTGGCGATGGAAGGATAAAGGGGGCTTTGGCAAAGAGCGGGGGTTATTACAAAGAAAAATACTGCAGCAAAGCGGTGCGAAGATGAACAATTTCGCAATCGTATTGCCATGA
- a CDS encoding trimethyllysine dioxygenase has product MPPSPSLLRSLYHIHFSPFLDTNCACAMSVARIFGTALRNNRVPRTAFRHSANPNSKMQLRSIVRYRHSPPSQEFETSSAEIRVNSTTITIKQPDQDDLQYDHFYLFDHCRCPQCFHPHTKQRLKTLSQIPSDIHPTAVALSTSGLHVTWSTPFAHTSFFPAGFLKRVADETKLSEHVDSQDDRTLWNFEISKSPPYVEYDDIMSQQVHQHEQTVLQVLNKVHRFGFCFVTGVPIDAKETETLIKSISPIRHTHYGGFWSFTADLAHGDLAYSAQSLPAHTDTTYFTDPAGLQIFHLLSHPSPGQGGKTLLVDGFHAASQLSAVDPASYSVLSRLPIPAHASGTKGTLLRPQISFPVLRHDECGRLAQVRWNNEDRGIIGHGWSATEVRHWYQAAQRFESLVKSEQAEYWVQLNPGTMLIIDNWRVMHGRSEFTGSRTMCGAYIGADDWHSRRAVLTERYGDVGEMDDIWRFGW; this is encoded by the exons atgcctccttctccatcactCTTACGCTCTCTGTATCACATCCATTTCTCTCCATTCCTCGACACCAATTGTGCATGCGCCATGTCCGTTGCAAGGATTTTTGGTACGGCGCTCCGTAACAATCGAGTACCAAGGACTGCTTTTCGCCACAGCGCAAATCCGAACTCCAAAATGCAGTTACGCTCAATAGTACGATACAGGCATTCACCTCCAAGTCAAGAATTTGAGACAAGCTCAGCAGAAATTCGCGTCAACAGTACCACAATAACTATCAAACAACCCGACCAGGACGATCTTCAGTA CGACCATTTCTATCTTTTTGATCATTGCCGCTGTCCGCAATGTTTTCACCCTCACACTAAACAGAGATTGAAGACATTATCCCAG ATACCTTCTGATATACACCCTACAGCCGTTGCGCTGAGCACGTCAGGTTTACATGTCACATGGTCGACTCCGTTTGCCCAtacttctttttttcccgCTGGCTTCCTCAAGCGAGTGGCAGATGAGACTAAGCTTTCTGAGCATGTAGACAGCCAAGACGA CCGCACATTATGGAACTTTGAGATATCAAAATCACCTCCCTATGTTGAGTACGATGACATTATGTCACAACAAGTACATCAGCATGAACAAACTGTACTGCAGGTATTGAATAAAGTG CATCGATTTGGCTTCTGCTTTGTTACTGGGGTTCCAATAGATGCAAAGGAAACTGAGACACTTATTAAATCTATAAGTCCTATCAGACATACCCATT ACGGCGGCTTTTGGTCATTTACTGCAGACTTAGCCCATGGTGATCTGGCTTACAGTGCCCAATCGTTACCTGCTCACACAGACACCACATATTTTACGGATCCTGCCGGCCTTCAgatctttcatcttctgtcaCATCCTTCACCTGGACAAGGTGGTAAAACTCTGCTGGTAGACGGCTTTCATGCAGCTTCGCAACTTTCAGCCGTTGATCCTGCCTCCTATTCTGTTCTTTCTCGACTCCCTATTCCAGCTCACGCGTCAGGGACCAAGGGGACGCTGTTGAGACCGCAGATTAGCTTTCCGGTTCTGCGGCATGATGAATGTGGACGCCTGGCTCAAGTAAGATGGAATAACGAAGATCGCGGAATTATTGGGCATGGTTGGTCTGCTACAGAAGTCCGACATTGGTACCAGGCAGCGCAACGATTCGAATCATTGGTAAAAAGTGAGCAAGCCGAGTATTGGGTACAGCTTAATCCCGGAACTATGTTGA TAATTGATAACTGGAGAGTTATGCACGGACGGTCAGAGTTTACTGGATCTCGCACAATGTGTGGTGCCTACATTGGCGCGGATGATTGGCATTCTCGGCGAGCAGTCCTGACGGAACGCTATGGAGATGTAGGAGAAATGGACGACATATGGCGCTTCGGTTGGTAA
- a CDS encoding GPI inositol-deacylase has protein sequence MAAWPMLMSLRRQYPHVALDKNHQKHPIKHPRTQFLSPLFCALAILFSFSIYQSFRADLKQSGSWGCEMSWMSPSYRRLEWIDFISTRYALYLYREQGWDSEDTLSGHPVLFVPGNAGSYQQVRSVASSTSKQFYEQMKEKERSVMTAKKIDFFTADLKEEFSAFHARTLREQAVFIQHCIKGILQEYTHLPQEKRPTQVTLLAHSMGGVVARLAMDPATSISVDIIVTLSTPHIIPPLALERDMDSIYSLISWRRQHISTHPPLISICGGISDTQVVSDSCALPFFQTGNNSDIAVFTTGIPGVWTAVEHQAIVWCHQIRWRIARMLLDMSNRANTAAKLVTAKKWLLDYQENETLKEPHSERQHDYSVSSRNTTFIELHQPSKAFVAQQCNGLEPCRTVPSVMSLLPFPRNPSDPFPLPGEGIKPSEVMLAAEVSLSSTNTVVKINASKYGRIIAGSREHHLVKGNSWKVNSSLPSLTTHHLFHFENACLSSLVTHSLEITLGHCEDFKPLIKHVSQPALELRSATFESNYYFASGRPIHLHSHSTGGPFLPYQEGTGIYLEIFQSPLCPVQQVSLRRNYYNILAKSVTRYRMVVLAWPVGWAAAVLLFQLSDFISTGEILPWNSTLEGFAGRWMPIYIALLLLGASIQSQLPDFPILHTFFLGVNQLQMVPLVGILAVWTFGLLCIVSFVITACLWLLSYIIGQPHSHERFEDGTKSKHDWLGVVMTGAIAVSVNQLIPHQLIFLLCVILLWLSAARSKAPNNRCHLNFTCAIFTTLLIPFKILQIAIWSRNIWFGSAAIVNTDSNLYYAVPPVLLVRCTSSSGTIPKRYVCLQACRIALIMLIMSSFFVGARWTWILPPIANAVLVLFVASIM, from the exons ATGGCAGCATGGCCTATGCTTATGTCTTTGCGACGCCAATATCCCCACGTAGCACTCGACAAGAATCATCAAAAGCATCCCATCAAGCATCCACGTACACAGTTTCTATCGCCACTTTTTTGCGCTTTGGCCATCCTCTTTTCATTCTCAATCTACCAGTCATTCCGGGCTGACCTCAAACAGTCAGGATCTTGGGGATGTGAAATGAGCTGGATGTCGCCTTCATATCGCCGGCTGGAATGGATAGATTTCATCTCAACAAGATACGCCTTGTACCTTTACCGAGAGCAAGGCTGGGATTCGGAAGATACG CTTTCGGGACACCCTGTTCTCTTTGTACCTGGAAATGCTGGCTCATACCAACAGGTTCGCTCGGTCGCCTCCTCAACGTCCAAGCAGTTCTATGAGCaaatgaaagagaaagaacgTAGTGTGATGACtgcgaagaagattgaCTTCTTCACAG CTGATCTGAAGGAGGAGTTCTCTGCGTTCCATGCGCGGACGTTACGTGAACAAGCAGTTTTTATCCAACATTGCATCAAAGGAATACTCCAGGAGTATACGCATCTACCGCAAGAAAAGAGGCCTACACAGGTTACGCTGCTTGCACACTCCATGGGGGGTGTTGTTGCTCGCTTGGCAATGGATCCAGCTACTTCGATTTCAGTTGACATTATCGTGACCTTGTCCACGCCTCATATCATACCACCGCTCGCTCTCGAACGTGACATGGACTCCATATATTCATTGATAAGTTGGAGAAGACAGCACATCAGTACCCATCCGCCATTAATATCCATATGTGGGGGCATCTCAGATACACAAGTTGTGTCAGATAGCTGTGCgctgcctttttttcagACAGGCAATAACAGTGACATTGCCGTTTTCACCACTGGCATACCTGGTGTATGGACTGCTGTCGAACATCAGGCCATAGTCTGGTGTCATCAAATCCGCTGGCGAATTGCTAGGATGTTGCTTGATATGTCAAATAGGGCAAATACAGCTGCAAAATTAGTTACTGCAAAAAAGTGGCTTCTCGATTACCAGGAAAATGAAACCTTGAAAGAACCACATAGCGAGAGGCAGCACGATTATTCAGTGTCATCTCGCAATACGACCTTCATTGAACTTCATCAGCCAAGCAAAGCCTTCGTTGCTCAGCAATGCAATGGTCTTGAGCCTTGTAGAACAGTTCCTTCAGTAATgagccttcttccattcccaAGGAATCCTAGCGACCCATTTCCGCTACCAGGAGAGGGGATTAAGCCAAGTGAAGTAATGCTAGCAGCTGAAGTAAGCCTCTCATCGACCAACACAGTGGTCAAAATAAACGCATCAAAGTATGGGCGAATTATTGCAGGATCAAGGGAACACCATCTAGTCAAAGGGAATAGCTGGA AAGTTAATTCGTCCTTGCCATCTTTGACCAcccaccatctcttccattttgAGAATGCTTGTCTCTCTTCATTGGTCACTCATTCTCTTGAGATCACACTTGGTCACTGCGAAG ACTTTAAACCATTAATTAAGCACGTATCTCAACCCGCTTTGGAGCTGCGAAGCGCTACATTCGAATCCAACTATTACTTTGCATCAGGACGACCTATACATCTACATTCTCATTCTACTGGGGGACCTTTCTTACCTTACCAAGAAGGGACTGGCATTTATTTGGAGATATTTCAGTCGCCCTTATGTCCTGTACAACAGGTCTCTCTCAGAAGAAATTACTACAACATATTGGCCAAATCAGTGACTCGGTACCGTATGGTCGTTCTTGCATGGCCAGTAGGGTGGGCTGCTGCGGTTCTTCTGTTTCAATTATCAGATTTTATCAGCACAG GTGAGATACTTCCCTGGAACTCGACATTGGAAGGGTTTGCAGGGCGCTGGATGCCAATTTATATTGCTCTGCTCCTCCTGGGAGCGAGTATACAATCACAGCTACCGGATTTTCCAATATTGCACACCTTTTTTCTGGGTGTTAATCAACTGCAAATGGTCCCTCTGGTGGGAATTCTGGCGGTGTGGACATTTGGGTTGTTATGTATTGTCTCTTTTGTAATCACCGCATGCCTTTGGCTTCTTAGCTACATTATAGGACAACCACATAGTCATGAACGATTCGAAGATGG GACCAAATCAAAGCATGATTGGCTGGGAGTTGTGATGACTGGGGCCATTGCAGTGTCCGTCAATCAGTTGATTCCCCATCAACTGATATTCCTTTTGTGTGTTATTCTTTTGTGGTTATCCGCTGCACGGTCAAAAGCTCCAAACAATCGATGT CATTTAAATTTTACTTGTGCAATATTCACAACCCTTTTGATCCCCTTCAAAATCCTTCAGATAGCAATCTGGAGCCGAAACATTTGGTTTGGAAGTGCAGCTATTGTCAATACAGACAGTAATCTCTACTATGCCGTACCTCCAGTCCTTTTGGTTAGGTGTACGTCCAGTAGTGGGACAATACCGAAGAGATATGT TTGCTTACAAGCATGTCGAATTGCTCTCATAATGCTGATcatgtcttctttctttgttGGTGCCCGGTGGACCTGGATTCTACCTCCTATAGCAAATGCGGTATTGGTTTTGTTTGTTGCTTCCATAATGTAA
- a CDS encoding oxidation resistance protein 1, whose product MPHHHSLSTSSADFGDFNSAPSSSIQTSSLSQDDLLGSYDETIINSPSVKSRLSPDPTASNLDLLFLDHNAEEHRRPEPTYSPRSRPTAESVPHVRSPRRLSTFSSSTCPTSPPSITDAGCDIIFHPFYDHTDVNATQAMQKMQDLGEHGASKRSDKVQLGGQASHSHIAPSSSTSHSRLLDTLATTTKLASKWRSVITHPTSPNIADQTHNGPSKPHMRHAETSPMDITHDTPFASAEQIAGSYIPPTGAPGFTQAPVLGLRHHGDGAFEPLALIGRKNSTSNVLTPEDAIGLKACLPPRQRLANQWTLLFSLDQHGASLSTLYRLIDIYSVSHQSSGNILVIRDGQGNRFGTYMNEPIVKREGTYYGSGESFLFKLTYSCQTIPYRWTGKNKYFALCEAGFMSFGGGAGAYGLILDSTFTHNSSATCPAYNNDILCELEPLKSQHAKSFQCLGLEVWSTL is encoded by the exons ATGCCCCATCACCACAGTCTGTCTACTTCTTCAGCAGACTTCGGCGACTTCAATTCCGCTCCCTCGTCCTCCATCCAaacatcttctttgtctCAAGATGATCTTCTTGGTTCTTATGACGAGACTATAATAAACTCTCCTTCAGTGAAGTCCCGCCTTTCCCCTGACCCGACAGCGTCCAATTTGGACCTCTTATTTCTTGACCATAATGCAGAAGAGCATAGACGACCAG AGCCCACATATTCGCCACGATCTCGCCCTACTGCAGAATCCGTGCCACATGTTCGCTCTCCCCGTCGCCTCTCcacattttcttcttccacttgcCCGACTTCACCGCCTTCTATCACAGATGCCGGATGCGACATCATATTTCACCCGTTCTATGATCACACGGATGTCAACGCCACACAAGCTATGCAAAAAATGCAAGACCTTGGCGAACATGGGGCTTCCAAACGTAGTGACAAAGTGCAACTAGGGGGACAAGCTAGCCATTCACACATCGCACCATCTTCGAGTACGTCGCATTCTAGACTCCTCGACACATTGGCAACGACGACAAAGCTGGCTTCGAAATGGCGCTCGGTTATTACCCATCCCACCTCTCCGAATATCGCAGATCAGACACACAATGGCCCGTCAAAGCCACATATGCGTCATGCAGAAACTTCTCCAATGGATATAACTCATGACACCCCATTTGCCTCTGCGGAGCAAATCGCTGGGAGCTACATACCACCTACAGGGGCGCCTGGATTTACACAGGCCCCTGTACTCGGACTGAGGCATCATGGTGATGGGGCATTTGAACCTTTAGCCTTGATTGGTCGAAAGAATAGCACAAGTAATGTTTTAACCCCTGAAGATGCGATCGGTTTAAAAGCCTGCCTTCCACCTCGTCAGCGGCTGGCAAATCAGTGGACATTGCTGT TCTCTTTGGATCAGCATGGTGCATCCTTATCTACTTTGTACCGGTTGATCGATATATACTCAGTCAGTCATCAATCATCTGGCAACATACTAGTGATTCGTGATGGTCAGGGGAATCGCTTTGGAACATATATGAATGAGCCCATAGTGAAGCGAGAGGGAACCTATTATGGAAGCGGTGAATC TTTTCTGTTTAAGCTGACCTATAGCTGCCAAACAATACCTTATCGATGGACAGGCAAGAACAAATATTTTGCATTATGTGAAGCTGGCTTCATGTCTTTTGGAGGCGG TGCTGGAGCCTATGGTCTTATCCTTGATTCCACATTCACCCACAATTCATCTGCAACCTGCCCTGCTTACAACAATGATATCCTATGTGAACTTGAACCTTTGAAGTCCCAACATGCTAAGTCATTCCAATGTCTGGGCTTGGAGGTCTGGAGTACATTATGA
- a CDS encoding GPI inositol-deacylase, variant has protein sequence MAAWPMLMSLRRQYPHVALDKNHQKHPIKHPRTQFLSPLFCALAILFSFSIYQSFRADLKQSGSWGCEMSWMSPSYRRLEWIDFISTRYALYLYREQGWDSEDTLSGHPVLFVPGNAGSYQQVRSVASSTSKQFYEQMKEKERSVMTAKKIDFFTADLKEEFSAFHARTLREQAVFIQHCIKGILQEYTHLPQEKRPTQVTLLAHSMGGVVARLAMDPATSISVDIIVTLSTPHIIPPLALERDMDSIYSLISWRRQHISTHPPLISICGGISDTQVVSDSCALPFFQTGNNSDIAVFTTGIPGVWTAVEHQAIVWCHQIRWRIARMLLDMSNRANTAAKLVTAKKWLLDYQENETLKEPHSERQHDYSVSSRNTTFIELHQPSKAFVAQQCNGLEPCRTVPSVMSLLPFPRNPSDPFPLPGEGIKPSEVMLAAEVSLSSTNTVVKINASKYGRIIAGSREHHLVKGNSWINSSLPSLTTHHLFHFENACLSSLVTHSLEITLGHCEDFKPLIKHVSQPALELRSATFESNYYFASGRPIHLHSHSTGGPFLPYQEGTGIYLEIFQSPLCPVQQVSLRRNYYNILAKSVTRYRMVVLAWPVGWAAAVLLFQLSDFISTGEILPWNSTLEGFAGRWMPIYIALLLLGASIQSQLPDFPILHTFFLGVNQLQMVPLVGILAVWTFGLLCIVSFVITACLWLLSYIIGQPHSHERFEDGTKSKHDWLGVVMTGAIAVSVNQLIPHQLIFLLCVILLWLSAARSKAPNNRCHLNFTCAIFTTLLIPFKILQIAIWSRNIWFGSAAIVNTDSNLYYAVPPVLLVRCTSSSGTIPKRYVCLQACRIALIMLIMSSFFVGARWTWILPPIANAVLVLFVASIM, from the exons ATGGCAGCATGGCCTATGCTTATGTCTTTGCGACGCCAATATCCCCACGTAGCACTCGACAAGAATCATCAAAAGCATCCCATCAAGCATCCACGTACACAGTTTCTATCGCCACTTTTTTGCGCTTTGGCCATCCTCTTTTCATTCTCAATCTACCAGTCATTCCGGGCTGACCTCAAACAGTCAGGATCTTGGGGATGTGAAATGAGCTGGATGTCGCCTTCATATCGCCGGCTGGAATGGATAGATTTCATCTCAACAAGATACGCCTTGTACCTTTACCGAGAGCAAGGCTGGGATTCGGAAGATACG CTTTCGGGACACCCTGTTCTCTTTGTACCTGGAAATGCTGGCTCATACCAACAGGTTCGCTCGGTCGCCTCCTCAACGTCCAAGCAGTTCTATGAGCaaatgaaagagaaagaacgTAGTGTGATGACtgcgaagaagattgaCTTCTTCACAG CTGATCTGAAGGAGGAGTTCTCTGCGTTCCATGCGCGGACGTTACGTGAACAAGCAGTTTTTATCCAACATTGCATCAAAGGAATACTCCAGGAGTATACGCATCTACCGCAAGAAAAGAGGCCTACACAGGTTACGCTGCTTGCACACTCCATGGGGGGTGTTGTTGCTCGCTTGGCAATGGATCCAGCTACTTCGATTTCAGTTGACATTATCGTGACCTTGTCCACGCCTCATATCATACCACCGCTCGCTCTCGAACGTGACATGGACTCCATATATTCATTGATAAGTTGGAGAAGACAGCACATCAGTACCCATCCGCCATTAATATCCATATGTGGGGGCATCTCAGATACACAAGTTGTGTCAGATAGCTGTGCgctgcctttttttcagACAGGCAATAACAGTGACATTGCCGTTTTCACCACTGGCATACCTGGTGTATGGACTGCTGTCGAACATCAGGCCATAGTCTGGTGTCATCAAATCCGCTGGCGAATTGCTAGGATGTTGCTTGATATGTCAAATAGGGCAAATACAGCTGCAAAATTAGTTACTGCAAAAAAGTGGCTTCTCGATTACCAGGAAAATGAAACCTTGAAAGAACCACATAGCGAGAGGCAGCACGATTATTCAGTGTCATCTCGCAATACGACCTTCATTGAACTTCATCAGCCAAGCAAAGCCTTCGTTGCTCAGCAATGCAATGGTCTTGAGCCTTGTAGAACAGTTCCTTCAGTAATgagccttcttccattcccaAGGAATCCTAGCGACCCATTTCCGCTACCAGGAGAGGGGATTAAGCCAAGTGAAGTAATGCTAGCAGCTGAAGTAAGCCTCTCATCGACCAACACAGTGGTCAAAATAAACGCATCAAAGTATGGGCGAATTATTGCAGGATCAAGGGAACACCATCTAGTCAAAGGGAATAGCTGGA TTAATTCGTCCTTGCCATCTTTGACCAcccaccatctcttccattttgAGAATGCTTGTCTCTCTTCATTGGTCACTCATTCTCTTGAGATCACACTTGGTCACTGCGAAG ACTTTAAACCATTAATTAAGCACGTATCTCAACCCGCTTTGGAGCTGCGAAGCGCTACATTCGAATCCAACTATTACTTTGCATCAGGACGACCTATACATCTACATTCTCATTCTACTGGGGGACCTTTCTTACCTTACCAAGAAGGGACTGGCATTTATTTGGAGATATTTCAGTCGCCCTTATGTCCTGTACAACAGGTCTCTCTCAGAAGAAATTACTACAACATATTGGCCAAATCAGTGACTCGGTACCGTATGGTCGTTCTTGCATGGCCAGTAGGGTGGGCTGCTGCGGTTCTTCTGTTTCAATTATCAGATTTTATCAGCACAG GTGAGATACTTCCCTGGAACTCGACATTGGAAGGGTTTGCAGGGCGCTGGATGCCAATTTATATTGCTCTGCTCCTCCTGGGAGCGAGTATACAATCACAGCTACCGGATTTTCCAATATTGCACACCTTTTTTCTGGGTGTTAATCAACTGCAAATGGTCCCTCTGGTGGGAATTCTGGCGGTGTGGACATTTGGGTTGTTATGTATTGTCTCTTTTGTAATCACCGCATGCCTTTGGCTTCTTAGCTACATTATAGGACAACCACATAGTCATGAACGATTCGAAGATGG GACCAAATCAAAGCATGATTGGCTGGGAGTTGTGATGACTGGGGCCATTGCAGTGTCCGTCAATCAGTTGATTCCCCATCAACTGATATTCCTTTTGTGTGTTATTCTTTTGTGGTTATCCGCTGCACGGTCAAAAGCTCCAAACAATCGATGT CATTTAAATTTTACTTGTGCAATATTCACAACCCTTTTGATCCCCTTCAAAATCCTTCAGATAGCAATCTGGAGCCGAAACATTTGGTTTGGAAGTGCAGCTATTGTCAATACAGACAGTAATCTCTACTATGCCGTACCTCCAGTCCTTTTGGTTAGGTGTACGTCCAGTAGTGGGACAATACCGAAGAGATATGT TTGCTTACAAGCATGTCGAATTGCTCTCATAATGCTGATcatgtcttctttctttgttGGTGCCCGGTGGACCTGGATTCTACCTCCTATAGCAAATGCGGTATTGGTTTTGTTTGTTGCTTCCATAATGTAA